One genomic region from Zalophus californianus isolate mZalCal1 chromosome 2, mZalCal1.pri.v2, whole genome shotgun sequence encodes:
- the NPFFR2 gene encoding neuropeptide FF receptor 2 — protein MSERWDSNSSENWHDIWSVNDTKYHLYSDINITYVDYYLHQPQVAAIFIISYFLIFFLCMVGNTVVCFTVMRNKHMHTVTNLFILNLAISDLLVGIFCMPITLLDNIITGWPFGSTMCKISGFIQGISVAASVFTLVAIAVDRFRCIVYPFKPKLTIKTAFVIIVIIWVLAIVIMSPSAIMLHVQEEKYYQVKLNSQNKTSPVYWCREDWPNQEMRKIYTTVLFANIYLVPLSLIVIMYGRIGISLFKMTVPHTGKQNQEQWHMVSKKKQKVIKMLLIVALLFILSWLPLWTLMMLSDYADLSPNELWVINIYIYPFAHWLAFCNSSVNPIIYGFFNENFHRAFQDAFHLQLCQKRVRPKETYTLRAKDNVIINTSHQLAQGPTVQNSHEENLPCRKSAEKPKQELMMEELGEAIHSNEILKELV, from the exons ATGAGTGAGAGATGGGACTCAAACTCTTCAGAAAACTGGCATGACATTTGGAGTGTCAATGACACAAAGTATCACCTATATTCAGATATCAATATCACCTATGTGGACTACTATCTTCACCAGCCTCAAGTGGCAgcaatcttcattatttcctacTTTCTGATCTTCTTCCTGTGCATGGTGGGAAATACAGTGGTTTGCTTTACTGTAATGAGGAACAAACATATGCATACAGTCACTAATCTCTTTATCTTGAACCTGGCAATAAGTGATTTACTGGTTGGCATATTTTGTATGCCTATCACGCTGCTGGACAATATCATAACAG GATGGCCCTTTGGAAGCACAATGTGCAAGATCAGTGGATTCATCCAAGGAATATCAGTCGCAGCTTCAGTCTTTACTTTGGTTGCGATAGCTGTGGATAG GTTCCGGTGCATTGTCTACCCTTTTAAACCAAAGCTCACTATCAAGACAGCATTTGTCATTATTGTGATCATCTGGGTCCTGGCCATTGTCATTATGTCCCCATCTGCAATAATGTTACATgtacaagaagaaaaatattaccaAGTGAAACTCAACTCCCAGAATAAAACCAGTCCAGTCTACTGGTGCCGGGAAGACTGGCCAAATCAGGAAATGAGGAAGATCTACACCACCGTGCTATTTGCCAACATCTACCTGGTTCCCCTGTCCCTCATTGTCATCATGTATGGAAGGATTGGAATTTCACTCTTCAAGATGACAGTGCCCCACACAGGCAAACAGAACCAGGAACAGTGGCACATGGTGTCCAAGAAGAAGCAGAAGGTCATTAAAATGCTCCTGATCGTGGCCCTGCTTTTTATTCTCTCCTGGCTGCCTCTGTGGACACTGATGATGCTCTCAGACTACGCTGACCTGTCTCCAAATGAACTATGGGTCATCAATATCTACATCTACCCTTTTGCACACTGGCTGGCCTTTTGCAACAGCAGCGTCAATCCCATCATTTATGGTTTCTTCAATGAGAATTTTCACCGTGCTTTCCAAGATGCTTTTCACCTCCAGCTCTGCCAAAAAAGAGTAAGACCCAAGGAAACCTACACCCTAAGAGCTAAAGACAATGTGATTATAAATACGTCTCATCAGTTAGCCCAGGGACCTACCGTTCAAAATTCACATGAGGAAAATTTGCCTTGTAGGAAAAGTGCTGAAAAACCCAAACAAGAATTGATGATGGAAGAATTAGGGGAAGCTATCCACAGCAATGAGATTTTAAAAGAGCTGGTATGA